The following coding sequences lie in one Panicum virgatum strain AP13 chromosome 6N, P.virgatum_v5, whole genome shotgun sequence genomic window:
- the LOC120677530 gene encoding uncharacterized protein LOC120677530 isoform X2: MLRSPCNVNRPPVLGPRALRLYISPEPSGKHSRHVGHVLNQTLRQTLEQRSSSKPLNREAGTFQANERIIRNNAKEKNQSNHQAQRWSAINNAAGSTPPNLADGNLNLATHESMEAQLPKGIETSYNNSASERETKSYCCSIWMERDHLLPLCSVDRGREMV; this comes from the exons ATGCTGAGGAGTCCGTGCAATGTAAACCGGCCACCTGTACTAGGGCCTAGGGCTCTACGTCTCTACATCTCTCCAGAACCCTCCGGCAAACACTCAAGGCATGTTGGGCATGTTTTAAACCAGACTCTCCGGCAAACCCTCGAACAAAGAAGCTCCAGCAAACCCTTAAACAGAGAAGCGGGGACGTTCCAGGCCAACGAAAGAATCATCAGGAACAACGCAAAGGAGAAAAACCAATCAAATCATCAG GCTCAAAGGTGGTCTGCCATCAATAATGCAG CCGGCTCCACCCCACCAAATCTCGCCGATGGGAACCTTAACCTTGCCACCCATGAATCCATGGAGGCCCAACTGCCCAAGGGGATCGAAACAAGCTACAACAATTCGGCATCTGAGAGGGAAACAAAAAGTTACTGCTGCTCGATTTGGATGGAGAGAGACCACCTATTGCCCTTGTGCTCTGTGGACAGGGGAAGGGAGATGGTGTAG
- the LOC120677530 gene encoding uncharacterized protein LOC120677530 isoform X1, producing the protein MLRSPCNVNRPPVLGPRALRLYISPEPSGKHSRHVGHVLNQTLRQTLEQRSSSKPLNREAGTFQANERIIRNNAKEKNQSNHQAQRWSAINNAGQNHSIFHGFGQQNELRHLHMPAPPHQISPMGTLTLPPMNPWRPNCPRGSKQATTIRHLRGKQKVTAARFGWRETTYCPCALWTGEGRWCRQRQGYLLMLACKWEIYISFLLLHLLTALYAGCNTAHKVTIAIP; encoded by the exons ATGCTGAGGAGTCCGTGCAATGTAAACCGGCCACCTGTACTAGGGCCTAGGGCTCTACGTCTCTACATCTCTCCAGAACCCTCCGGCAAACACTCAAGGCATGTTGGGCATGTTTTAAACCAGACTCTCCGGCAAACCCTCGAACAAAGAAGCTCCAGCAAACCCTTAAACAGAGAAGCGGGGACGTTCCAGGCCAACGAAAGAATCATCAGGAACAACGCAAAGGAGAAAAACCAATCAAATCATCAG GCTCAAAGGTGGTCTGCCATCAATAATGCAG GTCAAAATCACTCCATTTTTCATGGCTTCGGCCAACAAAATGAGCTCAGGCATCTTCATATG CCGGCTCCACCCCACCAAATCTCGCCGATGGGAACCTTAACCTTGCCACCCATGAATCCATGGAGGCCCAACTGCCCAAGGGGATCGAAACAAGCTACAACAATTCGGCATCTGAGAGGGAAACAAAAAGTTACTGCTGCTCGATTTGGATGGAGAGAGACCACCTATTGCCCTTGTGCTCTGTGGACAGGGGAAGGGAGATGGTGTAGGCAACGGCAAGGTTACCTACTGATGTTAGCCTGCAAGTGGGAGATCTACATAAGCTTCCTGTTGCTGCATTTGCTTACTGCTCTTTATGCTGGATGTAATACTGCTCACAAAGTGACTATTGCGATTCCATAA